From the genome of Staphylococcus haemolyticus, one region includes:
- a CDS encoding LCP family protein, which produces MRRTHRRMSLPVKIITWFIGILVVLAIVASIFVVASIFITSGKIHNPLNRQHSELRSKNVSLSNGDPFTIALFGVDSNAQRKSENDGERSDTIMLLSINPKKQTTEIVSVPRDTQAEIVGKGTTEKINHAYAYGGPTMAVKSLEKLMNVPIDHYATVDMDGLHDMIDALGGVNVTSNDTFTTKGTNFVKGQSTHVDGDTAMAFIRSRKEEGAGGDFGRQERQQLILQAMANKMTSTSALTHFPSLINQIQKNVKTDLTLNDMNDIRKNYKNANTTVNRHQLEGQGGIQDDGLWYFIPNDDSKQSATEILNNNLQN; this is translated from the coding sequence ATGCGTAGAACGCATAGACGAATGAGCCTGCCCGTTAAAATAATTACATGGTTTATAGGAATATTAGTTGTTTTAGCAATAGTTGCGTCAATTTTTGTAGTAGCTAGTATTTTTATTACAAGTGGTAAGATTCATAACCCTTTAAACAGACAACATTCAGAATTGAGATCGAAAAATGTAAGTTTGTCAAATGGTGATCCATTTACTATTGCATTATTTGGTGTAGACTCAAATGCTCAACGTAAAAGTGAGAATGATGGTGAAAGAAGTGACACAATTATGCTTCTTTCTATTAACCCTAAGAAACAAACTACAGAAATTGTAAGTGTACCTCGTGATACACAAGCTGAAATTGTAGGTAAAGGAACGACTGAGAAGATTAATCATGCATATGCTTATGGTGGACCAACGATGGCTGTTAAATCATTAGAAAAATTAATGAATGTTCCTATTGATCATTATGCAACAGTTGATATGGATGGGTTACATGATATGATTGATGCTTTAGGTGGTGTGAATGTTACTAGTAATGATACTTTCACCACTAAAGGAACTAACTTTGTAAAAGGTCAATCAACTCATGTGGATGGAGATACTGCAATGGCCTTCATACGTAGTCGTAAAGAGGAAGGTGCTGGAGGAGATTTTGGTCGTCAAGAACGACAACAACTTATCCTTCAAGCAATGGCTAATAAAATGACAAGTACTTCTGCGCTTACGCATTTTCCATCATTAATTAATCAGATTCAGAAAAATGTTAAAACCGATTTAACATTGAATGACATGAATGATATTAGAAAAAATTATAAAAATGCGAATACAACTGTAAACCGACATCAATTAGAAGGTCAGGGTGGTATTCAAGACGATGGATTGTGGTATTTCATACCTAATGACGATTCAAAACAAAGTGCCACAGAAATATTGAATAATAATTTACAAAATTAA
- a CDS encoding DUF1641 domain-containing protein produces MAERITKIKRLEKSEEQIKIESINEVTDAIAENKDSILKAIRLVKALDEAKILDLMNGGIRGRQVIINKFMTELNKDLYAGLITNLAPMVFMLGELNVQELSQFLNKLNKGLHVANQANPNAKTSIRSLMGVLKDDDMNRSLTYILNLLKGMSREDK; encoded by the coding sequence ATGGCTGAAAGAATAACTAAAATTAAACGTTTAGAGAAATCAGAAGAACAAATTAAAATCGAGAGTATCAATGAAGTAACAGATGCTATTGCAGAAAATAAAGATAGTATTTTAAAAGCAATACGTTTAGTAAAAGCATTAGATGAAGCTAAAATTCTTGATTTAATGAACGGTGGCATTAGAGGACGTCAAGTTATTATCAATAAATTTATGACAGAACTTAACAAAGATTTATATGCGGGTCTAATTACAAATTTAGCACCAATGGTCTTTATGTTAGGTGAGCTTAATGTTCAAGAGTTAAGTCAATTCTTAAATAAATTAAATAAAGGATTGCACGTTGCAAATCAAGCTAATCCTAATGCTAAAACAAGTATTCGTAGTCTAATGGGCGTACTCAAAGACGATGATATGAATCGCAGCTTAACTTATATACTTAATTTACTTAAAGGGATGTCTAGAGAAGATAAATAA
- the fdhF gene encoding formate dehydrogenase subunit alpha codes for MQEHLIVTLDGTDYLVEPGTSLLEFIKSRDTFVPSICYNESMGPIQTCDTCMVEIDGKIERACSTVVNRPMTVNTQNNDVKASQKEALDRILEKHMLYCTVCDYNNGDCEIHNAMDAWGLEEQSYEYKTKPYEKDYGPFYRYDPDQCILCGRCVEACQDIEVNETISIDWNREHPRVIWDNDVPINESSCVSCGQCATVCPCNAMMEVNMEGNAGYMTDTEPGSLAAMIDLTKKAEPGDGLLFAVSDSEAEMRKERIKKTKTVCTYCGVGCSFDVWTKDREVLKVQPSHDSPANKIATCVKGKFSWGHINSDQRLTKPLVRKDGEFHEVEWDEALDVIETNFKRIKNEYGGDHLAFIASSKGTNEESYLMQKLSRQVFGSNNVDNCSRYCQAPATKGLFRTVGHGGDSGSIEDLERAAMTVLIGTNTAEAHPVIASRMKRAQKLFGQKMHVFDIRKHEMAARADAFYQPKPGTDLVWLGAATKYIIDNDLHDKAFLNDWVDNYEDYYKSLELFTMDFAEETTGIPKEQIISFAEEAAKAESMSICWAMGVTQQDIGSDTSTAISNLLLVTGNYRKPGSGAYPLRGHNNVQGASDMGSMPDQFPGYQKVADDEVRAKFEKEYGVELNPTPGRDNHQMMEGIHNGDIQSLYLYGEDTGIVDSNINFVQSALEKVDFLVVQDEFLTFTATYADVVLPASPSLEKDGTFTNTERRIQRINKALQPLGDSKPDWEIFQLIAQRMGADWNYKHPSEIMDEIAGLTPSYSGVNYERLQGFNSLQWPVAPDGTDQPTLYMDGFNFENGRAKLFPLTFDNFFKEDEVYDLHVNNGRLLEHFHEGNMTYQTEMIKYKVPNAFVEISPELAKDRDIHEGAELRLISETGEATLIATVTDRVKGREIYIPLNNDAMSNGDLGAINKLTNSDVDKYTDTPSYKRTSCRMEVLTRKGKSPLNPTNFRVDKQRNPQYSVQVQKKWERPDYVFPGNVVDK; via the coding sequence ATGCAAGAACATTTAATCGTCACGCTTGATGGCACTGATTATCTTGTAGAACCTGGAACAAGTTTACTTGAGTTTATAAAATCTCGTGATACTTTCGTACCTTCAATTTGTTATAACGAATCAATGGGACCAATTCAAACATGTGATACATGTATGGTTGAAATTGATGGCAAAATTGAACGTGCGTGTAGTACAGTTGTAAATCGACCTATGACAGTTAATACTCAGAATAATGATGTTAAAGCTAGCCAAAAGGAAGCTTTAGATCGCATTTTAGAAAAACATATGCTGTATTGTACGGTATGTGATTACAATAACGGTGATTGTGAAATACATAACGCTATGGACGCATGGGGATTAGAAGAACAATCATACGAATACAAAACAAAACCATATGAAAAAGACTATGGTCCATTCTATCGATATGACCCAGACCAATGTATTCTTTGTGGTCGTTGTGTAGAAGCGTGTCAAGATATCGAAGTAAATGAAACAATTTCAATTGATTGGAATCGTGAGCATCCTAGAGTTATCTGGGATAATGATGTTCCTATTAATGAATCATCATGTGTATCGTGTGGTCAATGTGCAACTGTATGTCCTTGTAATGCCATGATGGAAGTGAATATGGAAGGTAATGCTGGTTACATGACAGATACTGAACCAGGTTCACTTGCTGCAATGATTGATTTAACTAAAAAAGCTGAACCAGGTGATGGATTACTATTTGCAGTTTCTGATTCAGAAGCGGAAATGCGTAAAGAACGCATTAAGAAAACGAAAACAGTTTGTACATATTGTGGTGTAGGTTGTTCATTTGATGTATGGACTAAAGACAGAGAAGTACTTAAAGTTCAACCATCACATGATTCTCCTGCCAATAAAATTGCTACATGTGTTAAAGGTAAATTCTCTTGGGGTCACATTAACTCAGACCAACGTTTAACGAAACCACTTGTTAGAAAAGACGGAGAATTCCATGAAGTTGAATGGGATGAAGCTTTAGATGTTATTGAAACTAACTTTAAACGAATCAAAAATGAATATGGTGGCGATCATTTAGCATTTATCGCATCTTCTAAAGGTACTAATGAAGAATCATATTTAATGCAAAAACTTTCACGACAAGTCTTCGGATCTAACAACGTTGATAACTGTTCAAGATATTGCCAAGCACCAGCAACGAAAGGACTATTCAGAACTGTAGGTCACGGTGGTGACTCTGGTTCAATTGAAGACCTTGAGAGAGCTGCTATGACTGTTCTAATCGGTACAAATACAGCTGAAGCGCATCCAGTTATTGCATCTAGAATGAAACGTGCACAGAAATTATTCGGACAAAAGATGCATGTATTCGATATTAGAAAACATGAAATGGCTGCGCGTGCAGATGCATTTTATCAACCTAAGCCAGGAACAGATTTAGTTTGGTTAGGTGCAGCTACTAAATATATCATTGACAACGATTTACACGATAAAGCTTTCTTGAATGATTGGGTCGATAATTATGAAGATTACTATAAATCATTAGAATTGTTCACTATGGATTTTGCAGAAGAAACAACAGGTATTCCTAAAGAACAAATCATTAGTTTTGCAGAAGAAGCTGCAAAAGCTGAATCAATGTCAATTTGTTGGGCAATGGGTGTTACACAACAAGATATTGGTAGTGATACAAGTACAGCTATCTCTAACTTATTGCTTGTGACAGGTAACTATAGAAAACCAGGTTCAGGTGCTTATCCATTACGTGGTCACAATAACGTACAAGGTGCAAGTGATATGGGAAGTATGCCAGATCAATTCCCAGGTTATCAAAAAGTAGCTGATGATGAAGTGAGAGCAAAATTTGAAAAAGAATATGGTGTAGAATTAAATCCAACACCTGGACGCGATAATCACCAAATGATGGAAGGTATCCATAATGGAGATATTCAGTCATTATACTTATATGGTGAAGATACAGGTATTGTTGATTCTAATATTAATTTTGTTCAATCTGCTCTAGAAAAAGTAGACTTCTTAGTTGTTCAAGATGAGTTCCTAACTTTCACAGCAACATATGCAGATGTCGTCTTACCAGCTAGTCCATCATTAGAAAAAGATGGTACATTCACGAATACAGAACGCCGAATTCAACGTATTAATAAAGCATTACAACCGCTAGGCGATTCTAAACCAGACTGGGAAATCTTCCAATTAATCGCACAACGCATGGGCGCTGATTGGAATTACAAACATCCAAGTGAAATCATGGATGAAATTGCAGGATTAACACCATCATATTCAGGTGTAAATTATGAACGATTACAAGGTTTCAATAGTCTTCAATGGCCTGTAGCACCAGATGGTACAGACCAACCAACATTATATATGGATGGCTTTAACTTTGAAAATGGTCGTGCTAAGTTATTCCCATTAACATTTGACAATTTCTTTAAAGAAGATGAAGTTTATGATCTACATGTAAATAACGGTCGTTTACTAGAGCATTTCCATGAAGGTAATATGACTTATCAAACTGAAATGATTAAGTATAAAGTGCCAAATGCGTTTGTAGAAATTTCTCCAGAGCTAGCTAAAGATCGTGATATTCATGAAGGCGCAGAATTACGATTGATTTCAGAAACGGGTGAAGCAACATTAATTGCAACAGTAACTGATCGAGTTAAAGGCAGAGAAATTTATATTCCTTTAAATAATGATGCTATGTCAAATGGTGATTTAGGCGCTATCAATAAATTAACTAATAGTGATGTAGATAAATATACAGATACACCATCTTATAAACGAACAAGCTGTCGTATGGAAGTATTGACTCGTAAAGGTAAATCACCATTAAATCCAACAAACTTCCGTGTCGATAAACAACGTAACCCGCAGTATAGTGTCCAAGTACAGAAAAAATGGGAACGTCCTGACTATGTTTTCCCAGGAAATGTGGTGGATAAATAA